A window of Garciella nitratireducens DSM 15102 contains these coding sequences:
- the polA gene encoding DNA polymerase I, giving the protein MIIDGNSLLNRTFYALPPLTNTKGIHTNAIYGFASILMKIIDEEKPDYMGVAFDERKPTFRHKDFKEYKAGRLKMPEELAEQFPLLKEMLKSFGIEMVSLEGYEADDLIGTLSRYGEEQGLEVNIITGDRDAFQLASDQVIIWYTKKGISHLDKINKEEILKKYEINPKQLIDVKGLMGDKSDNIPGVPGIGEKTALKLIKEYGSIEEIYHNIDKISGKKLKENLEKYKEQAILSKKLGTIVRNIPIEIQLEDFKLKNPYNKKIIQLFREWEFSSLLEKIGVQKTPTLLQQKTLEYQEIINIEQLKSILKLIEKEKILYLQWLLEGKNHRKKFLEGLGIARKNGQLYLLNLENLEITKVLGEMKEIFENEKIKKIGHNLKEFMVFLFLYNIRLEGLKFDTYIAAYLLEPSENKYDLSLLVAKYLNQSILGEEQILGKGKKSKQYKDISYQEKSDFLINQLDGIIKLYTVLKEKIDEQNMTSLYYDIELPLIEVLASMENLGFHVEKEKLKELSKEFGEKIDLLTNEIYQLAGEEFNINSPKQLGQILFEKLKLPVIKRTKTGYSTNIEVLERLKDKHPIIEKIMEIRQLTKLKSTYVDGLMDLIDPETQNIHSSFNQTMTSTGRISSSDPNLQNIPIKMEMGRRIRKVFVPKNSQSYLVDADYSQIELRVLAHISGDEDLIDAFNREQDIHTHTASQVFNVDIQKVTPLMRSRAKAVNFGIVYGISDFGLSRDLNISRAEAKKYIDNYFAKYHRVKEYMEEIVEIAKKQGYVTTLFGRRRYLPELQSRNYNIRSMGERLALNTPIQGTAADIIKIAMVNVYKRLKESQMQSKIILQVHDELIIEAVENELEQVEKIMIEEMENAADLKVALKVDISYGKSWYDTK; this is encoded by the coding sequence ATGATTATTGATGGAAATAGTTTACTTAATAGAACTTTTTATGCATTGCCTCCATTAACTAATACCAAAGGAATACATACTAATGCTATTTATGGATTTGCTTCTATTTTAATGAAAATAATTGATGAAGAAAAACCAGATTATATGGGAGTTGCTTTTGATGAAAGGAAACCGACTTTTCGACATAAAGATTTTAAGGAATATAAGGCAGGAAGACTTAAAATGCCGGAAGAGTTAGCAGAGCAATTTCCTTTATTAAAAGAAATGTTGAAAAGCTTTGGAATTGAAATGGTTTCTTTAGAAGGATATGAAGCTGATGATTTAATTGGTACTTTATCAAGATATGGAGAAGAACAAGGATTAGAGGTAAATATTATTACAGGAGATCGAGATGCCTTTCAATTAGCTTCTGATCAAGTAATAATTTGGTATACAAAAAAAGGAATTTCACATTTAGATAAAATAAATAAGGAAGAGATTTTAAAAAAATATGAAATTAATCCTAAGCAATTAATTGATGTAAAAGGATTAATGGGAGATAAGTCTGATAATATTCCCGGAGTACCTGGAATAGGAGAAAAAACTGCCTTGAAATTGATTAAAGAATATGGTTCTATTGAGGAAATATATCATAATATTGATAAGATCTCTGGTAAGAAATTAAAAGAAAATCTAGAGAAATATAAAGAGCAAGCCATTTTAAGTAAAAAATTAGGTACGATTGTGAGAAATATACCTATAGAGATTCAGTTAGAGGATTTTAAGTTAAAAAATCCTTACAATAAAAAAATAATTCAATTATTTAGAGAATGGGAATTCTCTTCTTTATTAGAAAAAATTGGAGTACAAAAAACGCCGACATTACTACAGCAAAAAACATTAGAATATCAAGAAATTATTAACATAGAACAATTAAAAAGTATTCTTAAGTTGATTGAAAAAGAAAAAATTTTGTATTTACAATGGTTGTTAGAAGGAAAGAATCATAGGAAAAAATTCTTAGAAGGATTAGGCATAGCTAGAAAAAATGGGCAACTTTATTTGCTAAATCTTGAAAATTTAGAAATTACAAAAGTATTAGGGGAAATGAAAGAAATATTCGAGAATGAGAAAATTAAAAAAATAGGGCATAATTTAAAGGAATTTATGGTGTTTCTCTTTTTATATAATATTCGCTTAGAAGGATTAAAATTTGATACTTATATTGCCGCATATCTTTTAGAACCATCAGAAAATAAATATGATTTAAGTCTTTTAGTGGCTAAATATTTAAACCAGAGTATATTAGGAGAAGAACAAATTTTAGGAAAAGGGAAAAAATCCAAACAATATAAAGATATTTCTTATCAAGAAAAGTCTGATTTTTTAATAAACCAATTGGATGGAATTATAAAATTATATACAGTCTTAAAAGAAAAGATAGATGAACAAAACATGACTTCTTTATATTATGATATTGAATTACCTTTAATTGAAGTACTAGCAAGTATGGAAAATCTAGGATTTCATGTAGAAAAAGAAAAATTAAAAGAGCTCTCTAAGGAATTTGGAGAAAAAATTGATCTTTTAACAAATGAAATCTATCAACTAGCAGGAGAGGAGTTCAATATTAATTCTCCAAAACAATTAGGACAGATATTATTTGAAAAGTTGAAACTACCAGTGATAAAAAGGACTAAAACCGGATATTCTACAAATATAGAAGTTTTAGAAAGACTAAAAGATAAGCATCCTATCATTGAAAAAATTATGGAAATTCGACAATTAACAAAGTTAAAATCTACCTATGTAGATGGTTTGATGGATCTTATAGATCCTGAAACTCAAAATATACATTCTAGTTTTAATCAAACGATGACTTCCACTGGAAGAATTAGTAGTTCAGATCCTAATCTTCAAAATATTCCTATTAAGATGGAAATGGGCAGAAGAATCCGAAAAGTATTTGTACCTAAAAATTCACAAAGTTATTTAGTAGACGCAGATTATTCTCAGATTGAACTCAGGGTTTTAGCGCATATTTCAGGGGATGAAGATTTAATTGATGCTTTTAATAGAGAACAGGATATTCATACTCATACAGCATCTCAAGTGTTTAATGTAGATATACAAAAGGTCACTCCACTTATGAGAAGCAGAGCAAAAGCAGTGAATTTTGGAATTGTTTATGGTATTAGTGATTTTGGATTATCTAGAGATTTGAATATCTCTAGAGCGGAGGCTAAAAAATACATTGATAATTATTTTGCAAAATATCATAGAGTAAAAGAATATATGGAAGAGATTGTAGAGATTGCTAAAAAACAAGGTTATGTTACTACTTTATTTGGTAGACGGAGATATTTACCGGAACTTCAATCAAGAAATTATAATATTCGTTCCATGGGGGAAAGATTAGCTCTAAATACCCCGATACAAGGTACAGCTGCAGATATTATAAAAATAGCAATGGTCAATGTTTATAAAAGGTTGAAAGAGAGTCAAATGCAGTCTAAAATAATTTTACAAGTTCATGATGAATTGATTATAGAGGCAGTAGAAAATGAATTAGAACAGGTAGAAAAAATTATGATAGAAGAAATGGAAAATGCTGCTGATTTAAAAGTAGCATTAAAAGTAGATATTTCATATGGAAAAAGTTGGTATGATACAAAATAA